Proteins encoded together in one Terriglobia bacterium window:
- a CDS encoding glycoside hydrolase family 31 protein, with amino-acid sequence MMNRIRRFCRARIFIAVRDWPVTRLNPQQREREHRRSRSFRQVGQTLSLLLLLTVPALAQWQSVGNFKSVKREADRITLDCQNAEVQITSLAADLIRVRMTPGHVFGRDESWAVVKSDWPRVPIEITEGRDRIRLATAEISVEVTKAACRITFRDKSGTLINQDDPGKGMGWEGKEVRAWKVMPADEYYYGLGEKAGSLEHNHQAFVNWNTDAYGYRWGTDPIYQTIPFLLALREGRSYGIFFDNTYRSTFDLGKSRRDQYAFGAEGGELNYYFFYGPHPKKVIERYTDLIGRMPLPPRWALGYQQSRYSYEPESRVREIVNNFRQRGIPCDVIYLDIDYMDGYRIFTVDPKKFPHFREMISEFADLGIKVVTIIDPGVKQEPGYWVYDEGVKGSHFVTMPDGKFFAGNVWPGQCVFPDFTRGATRTWWGGLYKGLVDAGVKGFWNDMNEPAVFAKTDDQTARTMPLDAVHDDNGQNSSHRKSHNVYGMLMARATFEGVQALRPDERPFVLTRASFAGGQRYAATWTGDNSSDWGHLHLWLPMTLNLGLSGQPFAGPDIGGFAGNPSAELYTRFMEAGAFSPFMREHSDKGTRDREPWSYGPEYEAINRRYIQTRYRLMPYIYSAFEEAARTGLPVMRPLFLEFPYDPKTYRMDTEYFFGPDLIVAPVLNEGERRRSIYLPAGDWFNFWTGEKLTGPADIKLEAPLDLLPVFARGGAIIPVQQELQYTDEAPIDPLTLEIFPDADSNGSLYEDDGSSYEYQQGKTARTHYHCRSTTEQIVLEIGNRQGGYVPARRSYQLKFNAMDGAPKKIQLAGRDLPRVRNLGELRQRESGWTYDSVMKTVWVKFPDDPSARTVVLVK; translated from the coding sequence ATGATGAATCGAATTCGGCGTTTCTGTCGGGCGAGGATTTTCATCGCCGTACGTGACTGGCCTGTGACACGCTTAAATCCCCAGCAGCGAGAAAGGGAGCACCGAAGATCGCGAAGCTTCCGGCAGGTCGGTCAGACCCTGTCCCTCCTCCTGCTCTTGACCGTCCCGGCGCTGGCCCAGTGGCAGTCCGTTGGAAATTTCAAATCCGTCAAGCGCGAAGCCGACCGCATCACCCTCGACTGCCAGAATGCTGAAGTGCAGATCACCTCTCTGGCCGCGGATTTGATCCGGGTGCGCATGACGCCGGGCCATGTGTTTGGCCGGGACGAGAGCTGGGCGGTTGTGAAAAGTGACTGGCCCCGGGTTCCGATCGAGATTACAGAAGGCCGCGACAGGATTCGCCTCGCCACGGCGGAGATATCAGTCGAAGTGACCAAGGCAGCCTGCCGCATCACCTTTCGCGACAAGAGCGGGACCCTCATCAATCAGGATGATCCCGGGAAAGGCATGGGCTGGGAGGGGAAGGAGGTCCGCGCCTGGAAGGTAATGCCGGCGGATGAGTATTATTATGGTCTGGGCGAAAAGGCCGGGTCGTTGGAACACAACCATCAGGCCTTTGTCAATTGGAACACCGACGCATACGGGTACCGTTGGGGAACGGATCCCATCTATCAAACGATCCCATTCCTGCTCGCCCTTCGCGAGGGGCGAAGCTACGGAATTTTTTTTGACAACACCTACCGTTCCACCTTTGACCTCGGAAAATCGCGGCGTGACCAGTACGCGTTTGGAGCCGAGGGGGGCGAACTCAATTATTACTTTTTTTATGGTCCCCATCCGAAGAAGGTCATCGAAAGATACACCGATCTCATTGGCCGGATGCCGCTGCCGCCGCGATGGGCGCTGGGGTATCAGCAAAGCCGCTATAGCTATGAGCCGGAAAGCCGTGTCCGGGAGATCGTCAATAACTTTCGCCAACGGGGCATTCCTTGCGATGTCATTTACCTGGACATTGATTACATGGACGGCTATCGCATCTTTACGGTCGATCCGAAGAAGTTTCCGCATTTCCGTGAAATGATTTCCGAATTTGCAGACCTTGGCATCAAAGTCGTCACCATCATTGATCCCGGAGTCAAACAGGAGCCGGGCTATTGGGTGTACGACGAAGGGGTGAAAGGAAGCCACTTCGTCACCATGCCCGATGGAAAGTTTTTTGCCGGCAATGTGTGGCCCGGCCAGTGCGTGTTTCCCGATTTCACCCGTGGCGCCACGCGGACGTGGTGGGGAGGGCTTTACAAAGGGCTTGTGGATGCGGGGGTCAAGGGGTTCTGGAATGACATGAATGAGCCGGCGGTTTTTGCCAAGACCGACGATCAGACGGCTCGAACGATGCCCTTGGACGCGGTCCACGATGACAACGGCCAGAACTCCAGCCATCGCAAGTCACACAATGTTTATGGAATGTTGATGGCTCGCGCGACGTTTGAGGGAGTCCAAGCCCTGCGGCCCGACGAAAGGCCGTTCGTGTTGACGCGCGCGTCCTTTGCGGGTGGCCAGCGCTATGCCGCGACGTGGACCGGAGATAACAGCAGCGATTGGGGGCATCTTCATTTGTGGCTTCCCATGACCTTGAACCTGGGATTGTCGGGCCAACCCTTCGCCGGTCCCGATATTGGAGGCTTTGCGGGAAATCCCTCCGCCGAGTTGTACACCCGCTTTATGGAGGCGGGCGCATTCAGTCCGTTTATGCGGGAACACTCAGACAAGGGGACCCGCGACCGGGAGCCATGGTCCTACGGCCCCGAATATGAGGCGATCAATCGCCGCTACATCCAGACCCGTTACCGGCTCATGCCCTACATTTATTCGGCGTTCGAAGAGGCCGCGCGGACCGGCCTGCCGGTGATGCGGCCGCTCTTTCTGGAATTTCCATACGACCCCAAAACCTACCGCATGGACACAGAGTACTTTTTTGGCCCGGACTTGATTGTGGCGCCGGTCCTCAATGAGGGTGAGAGACGCCGTTCGATTTATCTTCCGGCCGGGGACTGGTTCAACTTCTGGACTGGAGAAAAACTGACCGGGCCGGCGGATATCAAGCTGGAAGCCCCCCTCGACCTGTTGCCCGTCTTTGCCCGCGGGGGCGCTATCATCCCGGTCCAGCAGGAATTGCAGTATACCGATGAGGCCCCGATCGATCCGCTGACGCTGGAAATTTTTCCGGACGCCGATTCCAACGGATCGCTCTATGAAGATGATGGATCGAGTTATGAGTATCAACAGGGGAAGACAGCGCGCACCCATTACCATTGCCGGTCCACGACGGAGCAAATCGTTCTCGAGATTGGGAACCGGCAAGGGGGCTATGTGCCGGCCCGGAGGTCCTATCAGCTGAAGTTCAACGCCATGGACGGCGCCCCGAAAAAGATTCAATTGGCCGGACGTGATCTTCCCCGGGTCAGAAACCTCGGGGAGCTTCGCCAGCGGGAGAGCGGCTGGACCTATGACAGCGTGATGAAAACCGTCTGGGTCAAGTTTCCTGATGACCCATCAGCCAGGACCGTGGTCCTGGTGAAGTGA
- a CDS encoding cyclomaltodextrinase N-terminal domain-containing protein has translation MKRQIPSQRWALLLLFLALLIAVGQSIAASPQPVGGPEVLKVEPPNWWTGHSINPVRVLIRGQNLAGAKVEGSTAGIQISATRVNDAGTYVFVDVLIDAKAAPGSYPLKVVTGQGSALAPFEVLARLSRNGRFQGFSPDDVIYLIMPDRFSDGDPSNDDPAVSRGLLNRQKPRYYHGGDLQGIINHLPYLKDLGVTALWMNPIYDNVNHLNEREKYDNEPITDYHGYGAVDFYGVEEHFGDMTKLRELVEAAHRLGIKVIQDQVANHTGPYHPWVKDSPTPTWYNGTEAHHLNETWQTWTLADLHATPPVQDSILRGWFVDILPDLNQDDPETSRYLIQNTLWWLGMTGFDGIRQDTLPYVPRRFWRDWMAAIKREYPRVKVVGEMWDGDASLVSFFQGGKARFDGVDSGVDGLFDFPLYYPLRRAFAEGKPLRDLAAVLARDYLYTNPDMLVTFLGLHDVARFMNEPGANVEGMNLAFTFLMTARGIPMIYYGDEIGMHGGNDPDNRRDFPGGWPGDPHNAFETAGRTPDEQAVFDHLRRLTHLRSEIEPLRRGRMVNLAGSEQTWAYARMTEKAAAIVIFNNDAKPATVEFPIYPTGLANGTALEDRLGRNPDVKVEGGMMKLNLPPRSAGIYTVKPQ, from the coding sequence ATGAAACGCCAGATCCCCTCTCAGAGGTGGGCTCTCCTCTTACTGTTTCTTGCCCTTTTGATTGCGGTGGGCCAAAGCATTGCCGCCAGCCCTCAACCGGTGGGGGGGCCGGAAGTCCTCAAGGTGGAACCTCCCAACTGGTGGACCGGCCATTCGATCAATCCGGTGCGGGTGCTGATCCGTGGACAAAATTTGGCCGGGGCCAAGGTCGAAGGCTCAACGGCGGGGATTCAGATCAGTGCAACGAGGGTCAATGACGCAGGCACCTACGTTTTCGTCGATGTCCTGATTGATGCGAAGGCAGCCCCGGGTTCGTATCCATTGAAGGTTGTCACGGGACAGGGATCTGCTCTGGCTCCCTTTGAAGTTCTAGCCCGGCTGTCGCGTAACGGGCGCTTCCAGGGCTTTTCACCCGATGACGTGATCTATTTGATTATGCCGGACCGCTTTTCCGATGGCGATCCGTCCAATGATGATCCGGCTGTTTCCCGCGGTCTGCTCAATCGCCAGAAGCCTCGTTACTATCATGGCGGCGATCTTCAGGGGATCATCAACCACCTCCCCTATCTCAAGGACCTCGGCGTGACCGCTCTATGGATGAATCCAATTTACGATAACGTCAACCATCTTAATGAACGCGAAAAATATGATAACGAGCCGATCACCGATTATCACGGCTATGGTGCGGTCGATTTTTACGGGGTAGAAGAGCATTTCGGCGACATGACCAAACTGCGCGAACTGGTCGAGGCCGCGCACCGGCTCGGGATTAAGGTCATTCAGGACCAAGTGGCGAACCACACGGGGCCTTATCATCCCTGGGTCAAAGATTCTCCGACACCCACCTGGTACAATGGGACGGAAGCCCATCACCTCAACGAAACCTGGCAGACTTGGACCCTGGCAGATCTTCACGCCACGCCCCCGGTCCAGGATTCAATCCTGAGAGGCTGGTTCGTTGATATCCTGCCGGACTTGAACCAAGACGATCCCGAGACCTCACGTTACCTCATCCAAAATACCCTGTGGTGGCTGGGGATGACAGGATTCGATGGGATTCGCCAGGATACGCTTCCGTATGTCCCGCGCCGCTTCTGGCGTGATTGGATGGCGGCGATTAAACGGGAATACCCCCGAGTGAAGGTCGTCGGTGAAATGTGGGATGGGGACGCCTCCCTGGTTTCCTTTTTCCAGGGGGGGAAAGCGCGCTTCGACGGAGTGGACTCCGGGGTAGATGGACTCTTTGACTTCCCTTTGTACTACCCCCTCCGCCGGGCCTTCGCCGAAGGCAAACCTCTTCGGGATCTCGCGGCTGTCCTGGCCCGCGATTACCTTTACACCAATCCCGATATGCTGGTCACCTTCCTCGGACTGCACGATGTGGCCCGATTCATGAACGAACCCGGGGCCAATGTTGAGGGGATGAATCTGGCCTTCACATTTCTCATGACCGCGCGCGGGATTCCCATGATCTACTACGGCGACGAAATCGGAATGCACGGGGGAAACGATCCCGACAACCGTCGCGACTTTCCGGGCGGATGGCCGGGCGACCCGCATAATGCATTCGAGACCGCGGGCCGTACGCCCGACGAGCAGGCGGTCTTTGACCACCTCCGGCGATTGACGCACTTGCGCTCGGAAATCGAGCCTCTGCGGCGCGGAAGGATGGTCAATCTGGCAGGGAGCGAACAAACGTGGGCTTACGCACGAATGACCGAGAAGGCCGCTGCCATTGTGATCTTCAACAATGATGCCAAGCCGGCGACGGTTGAGTTTCCTATTTATCCCACCGGCCTTGCGAACGGAACTGCCCTTGAAGACCGGCTGGGCAGGAATCCCGATGTAAAGGTGGAGGGCGGGATGATGAAATTGAATCTCCCTCCGAGATCAGCGGGTATCTACACAGTCAAGCCCCAATGA
- a CDS encoding Rieske 2Fe-2S domain-containing protein: MAESTDATVLGQNSKPEVKPAPGKPVAKPTKAEAGGGEDEILGKRRRIIWACIVGYLGVSFLMFLRFFFPRALFEPSTIFKVGYPSDFAIGVDTKFQKAYRIAVVKEPERLFVIFLKCTHLGCTPDWKPAEDKFKCPCHGSGYTSEGVNFEGPAPRPMDRARVELDAEGQIVVDTGKLYSWFKGQPSQFNDPGAFLAV, translated from the coding sequence ATGGCAGAATCAACGGACGCGACTGTCCTCGGTCAGAATTCGAAGCCGGAAGTGAAGCCGGCCCCTGGAAAACCCGTCGCTAAGCCGACCAAGGCCGAGGCTGGCGGGGGGGAAGACGAGATCCTCGGAAAGCGGCGCCGCATCATCTGGGCGTGCATCGTCGGCTATCTGGGTGTCAGCTTTTTGATGTTCCTGCGTTTTTTCTTCCCTCGCGCCCTGTTTGAGCCCAGCACCATCTTCAAGGTCGGTTACCCCTCGGACTTCGCCATCGGGGTCGATACCAAGTTCCAGAAAGCCTACCGGATTGCCGTGGTGAAGGAGCCGGAGCGGTTGTTTGTCATCTTTTTGAAATGCACGCATCTCGGCTGTACGCCTGATTGGAAGCCTGCGGAAGATAAATTCAAGTGCCCGTGTCACGGGAGCGGCTACACCAGCGAAGGAGTCAACTTCGAAGGCCCTGCGCCTCGCCCGATGGACCGCGCCCGGGTGGAGCTGGATGCGGAGGGGCAGATCGTGGTGGATACCGGAAAACTGTATTCCTGGTTCAAGGGCCAACCCTCTCAATTCAATGACCCGGGGGCTTTTCTCGCAGTTTGA
- a CDS encoding cytochrome b N-terminal domain-containing protein — MAEENGNGKGQKRLTAVLEKVKGDTKALQEKAAEEIKSYKEYDRTQVYKSVFRVKHDDTPRGRALGILTNVFLHLHPAKINRDAVRYSYTWGMGGISFYLFIVLTFTGVLLMFYYHPTKGQAFRDILYLEADVPFGNLLRNMHRWAAHLMVITVWLHMFRVFLTGSYKKPREFNWVVGVVLMLLTLLLSFTGYLLPDDQLGFWAVTVGTNMARATPLLGNEGPFGPQLGMNPFNDVRFALLGGSIVDANALLRSYIWHCIGIPILISIFMAVHFWRVRKDGGISGPAPVMLESEIKELKRGAVSAPLKAGGH; from the coding sequence ATGGCAGAGGAAAACGGAAACGGCAAAGGTCAAAAGAGACTGACTGCAGTCCTGGAGAAGGTCAAGGGAGATACCAAGGCCCTCCAGGAAAAGGCCGCCGAAGAGATCAAAAGTTACAAGGAATATGACCGGACTCAAGTCTACAAGTCCGTCTTCCGGGTCAAGCATGACGACACGCCCCGCGGCCGCGCCCTGGGGATTCTGACCAACGTTTTTCTCCACCTCCATCCCGCCAAGATCAACCGTGATGCCGTACGTTACAGTTATACCTGGGGAATGGGAGGCATCTCCTTCTACCTTTTCATTGTGCTGACCTTCACCGGGGTGCTGCTGATGTTTTATTATCACCCCACCAAGGGTCAGGCCTTCCGAGACATTCTTTATTTGGAAGCTGATGTTCCCTTCGGAAACCTCTTGCGCAATATGCACCGCTGGGCGGCGCATTTGATGGTGATTACGGTTTGGCTCCACATGTTCCGCGTCTTCCTCACCGGGTCGTACAAGAAACCGCGTGAGTTTAACTGGGTGGTGGGGGTAGTGCTCATGTTGCTCACCCTGCTGCTTTCGTTTACGGGATACCTCTTGCCGGACGACCAATTGGGGTTTTGGGCCGTCACCGTGGGGACGAACATGGCCCGCGCCACTCCCCTTCTCGGAAATGAAGGACCGTTCGGCCCGCAATTGGGCATGAACCCCTTCAATGACGTTCGATTTGCCCTGTTGGGGGGATCGATCGTGGATGCCAACGCGTTGCTGCGGTCCTACATCTGGCATTGCATCGGGATTCCCATCCTCATCTCGATTTTCATGGCCGTGCATTTCTGGCGCGTTCGAAAGGACGGCGGCATCTCCGGACCGGCACCGGTCATGCTGGAGTCCGAGATCAAGGAACTGAAAAGGGGCGCCGTGTCTGCGCCGCTCAAGGCGGGAGGACATTAA